The genomic segment CTGGCGCTGAACCAAAGGCTCCGCCACGCCGAGTTCGTTGACACGATTACGGATGGTGGTCAGGTTCTGTTCCAGGGCATATTCCTGGATATTCCTCACTTCAGCTTCAGAGAGGGTCAGTGCCAACAGGAATTCGCCTTCCCGGGTGCTTTCATTGAGCAGAAACTCATTGTACTGCCGACGAATCAGATCAAAGGCTGCACTGCGAGACTCAGAATCCCGGAAGCTAAGAACAATCTCCCGGTTGCCTTCAACATCTCCACCCCGATAGCGAATACGCTCATCCCGAAGCTCTCTTTTGATCTGCCCGGAAAACGCCTCCAGACGCTGGCTGACAGCCGTGTCCATGTCTACTTCCAGCAGGAAGTGAACACCACCTCGCAGGTCAAGGCCGAGCTTCATCGGGCCTGCACCGAGGCTACGCAGCCAACCAGGAGTTGAGGGAGCCATGTTCAGAGCCACCAGGTAATCGTTACCAAGGGCGGCCTGCACTGCCGGGCGAGCCCGCAACTGCGCGTCGGAACTGTTCAGGCGAATCAGGGCATTGCGGTCTTCAAGAGAACTTTCCTTGACTTCGATCCCGCGGCTTTCAAGGGCGCCGAGGGCACGGTCCAGCACACGCTGGTCTACCTCGGTGCTGCCCCGGGCGCCGGTAACCTGTATGGCAAAATCATCGGGAAAGAAATTCGGTAACGCGTAAATGAACCCGATGACCAGTGCGAACACTATGATCAGGTTCTTCCAGAGAGGATACTTGTTCAGCATGAGAATCCTTCGAGCCAGCTATGGCGCCGGCCTTGGTGTTTCAGCAAGTCAACACAAAACGGGCGACCATAGGCCGCCCTGCGCACAACTGGCTCAGATATCTTTCAGTGTGCCCTTGGGCAGCGCCGCGGCCACCGCCACTTTCTGAATCTTGATCTCGACGTTATCAGACACTTCCAGCACGATGAAGTCGTCAGACACCTTGGTGATGCGGCCGGCAACGCCACCGGAAGTCACCACTTCGTCGCCCTTGTTCAGGCCGGACATCAGCGCTTTATGCTCCTTGGCACGCTTGGACTGCGGGCGCCAGATCAGGAAGTAGAAGATCAGGATAAAGCCGGCGAAGAAGATGATCTGACCCATCACGCTCATGCCCTGGGCACCGGCATCCTGCGCCATGGCAAGTGCAGGCATCAGAGACAGCAGACCAACGATGAGCAGTTTGATTGATTTCATTCAGGTTCTCCGTTTATTGACTGATATTGAGGTAAAAATTGCTCAGGATTCACCCAGCGGCGGCACAGATTCGCCACGTAAGGCATAGAATTCGCTTATAAAGTCGGACAATGTACCTGCTTCAATGGCGCCACGCAATCCACTCATCAGGTTCTGATAGAAGCGCAGATTGTGGATGGTATTGAGCTGCGCGCCCAGCATTTCACCACACTTATCCAGATGATGCAGATAGCTCTTTGAGAAATTCTGACAGGTATAACAGTCACAACGTTCATCCAGCGGGCCGGTATCGTGACGATTCTTCGCATTACGAATCTTGACGATGCCGGTCGAGGTGAACAGGTAGCCATTCCGGGCGTTACGGGTGGGCATAACACAGTCAAACATGTCTACCCCCCGGCGAACTGCCTCAACAATGTCTTCCGGACGTCCAACCCCCATCAGGTAACGAGGTTTGTCTTCCGGCATTTTGGAAGGCAAATGGTCCAGAATGCGAATCATGTCTTCTTTCGGCTCGCCCACCGACAGACCACCAATGGCGTAGCCATCAAACCCGATATCGGTCAGTCCCTGCAGGGATCGGTCCCGCAAGGGCTCGTACATGCCACCCTGGACAATACCAAACAACGCCGCCGGATTGCCCTCATGGGCCTTCTTGCTGCGTTCCGCCCAACGAAGTGACAGCTCCATGGATTCTTTTGCCTGCTTCTCGGTAGCAGGATACGGCGTGCATTCATCAAATATCATGACAATGTCGGAACCGAGGTCACGCTGCACCTGAATGGCTATTTCCGGCGACAACTCCACCTTTGAGCCGTCTACTGGGGAGCGGAAGGTCACGCCCTGCTCGGTGATCTTGCGCATCTCGCCCAGGCTGAACACCTGAAAGCCGCCGGAATCCGTCAGTATTGGCCCTTGCCACTGCGTGAAATCGTGCAAATCGCCGTGGGCCTTGACCACTTCCGTGCCCGGGCGCAGCATCAAGTGGAAAGTGTTACCCAGAATAATTTCCGCGCCGATTGCCTCGATATCTCTTGGCAACATCCCTTTAACCGTGCCGTAAGTGCCAACCGGCATAAACGCAGGCGTTTCAACCGTTCCACGGGGGAAGGTCAGCCGGCCCCGGCGGGCTCTGCCGTCTTCGCCCAGCTTCTCGAACGACATAAAACAGGAATTGCTCACAAGGATTCTCCACGGGATTCGGTCTGGTTTGCCCCGGCCAGCATGCCCCGGCTTGGCTCCTGGGCGGTCAGGAACATGGCGTCACCGTAACTGAAAAAACGATACCGCCGTTCAACGGCTTCCTGATAGGCAGACATGATATTACGGTAGCCGGCGAAAGCACTGACCAGCATGATCAGCGTGGACTCCGGCAAATGGAAATTGGTGATCATGGCGTCAACCGTCTGAAAACGGTAGCCAGGGTAAATAAAGATATCGGTTTCGCCACGGAAGGCATTCAGGCGCCCCCCCCGACTGGCCGATTCGAGCGAACGAACGGAGGTAGTGCCAACCGCTACTACCCGGCCTCCCCGGGCCCTTGTGCGCTCAACCGCATCCACGGTTTCCTGGGGCACGTTGGCCACTTCGCTGTGCATCAGGTGGTCTTCGATCTTGTCGACCCGCACCGGCTGGAAGGTTCCCGCACCTACATGAAGGGTTACATACGCAAACTCAATGCCGTTGCTTTTGAGGACCTCAAGTATGTCGTCGTCGAAATGCAGCCCTGCCGTTGGCGCCGCCACAGCGCCTGCTTCTTTGGCATAGACGGTTTGATATCGCTCCCGGTCAGACAGGTCATCATCCCGCTCCATGTACGGCGGCAACGGCATGTGCCCGAGTCGTTCCAGCACATCCAGAACAGGCTCACGGCCCTCGTATACAAATCGGAAAAGTGCGTCCTCCCGGCCCACCATGCGCAGAGCAGAGCCATCTTCCAGGATGACCTTCTGGCCTTCTTTAACAGCCTTTGAGGCACGGGCGTGGGCCAGCAATTCATACTCACCCAACAGGCGCTCCACCAGGACTTCAACACGACCACCGGTTTCCTTCTGGCCAAACAAGCGGGCCGGAATCACACGGGTATTGTTGAATACCAGAAGATCGCCAGGCTGTAACATGCCGGGGAGATCGGTGAAGTTCAGGTGTTGGGTCTGGCCGGTAAGACCTTCGAGTGCCAGCAGTCGGGACGCACTGCGTTGCTTGAGCGGGTAACGGGCGATGAGCTCGTCCGGCAGGTCAAAATGAAAATCGGAGACGTTCATGGGCCGGCTATTCACGATGCCGCAGGTTGCGGCCAATAAGTGGTAGCGGCGGGCGGACTCGAACCGCCACGGGTTTTACCCCAACGGATTTTGAATCCGTCGTGTCTACCAATTTCACCACGCCGCCATCGGAGAGTGGGAGGATTATACTGAGCCTGAATCTGAAAGCAACCGGGCGGGGAGTAAAAATCTCCTACCGCCTCAGCCAATTACAGACGATCAAATAAAGAGAGCCTGGAAATCTGTGCAAACGACTGTTGTGCCGCCTGTAAAACAAAGCTCTGGAAGCTCAGATTACTGATCGCCTCGGCATAATCCACGTCTTGCAACTGTGAACGTATTTCCTTGGTGTACAGCCCCGAATCCTCCAGAAATGACGAAGTGGATTCGATGGCATTCAACCGGCCACCCAGCTCAGTTTGCTTGAGAATGATGGACTCCTGGCCGTTGTCCAGGTTAGTCAACGATTCCGCAATGAGCGCATCGTATTCGGCGCTGGATTTCGGTGTCGCCTTGTCGATGCTGTCCAGGCCGGCGATCAGTTTCTCAATAGTGCCGAAAATGGATTGCTTGTCGCTGATACCCAGAGTGAACTCATCACCATAGGCTCCGTCGTTAACGGTGAGCCGGACGCCGGCAACCACGAACTCTTCACCGACCACCGGAGCAGGTGTTGGAGTCAAGTCCAGTGGGTCTCCTGCCGCGTCCACCGCAGTGGGGTTTCCATCAGCGTCAACCGCCGTTATGGACAGAACGCCACCTGCACCTACAGAGATCGTAAAATCATTAGGTACGTTAGGGGTAGCGGCACTGAAAGCATCTTTCAAGTCCTTTGGCGCGACCAATTCCAGGTCTGAAATGAAGCCATTGGCCGACTGTCCAGCACCATCGCCAGAGCCTACCACCGATACAGCCGCCGGCACGTTCACAAAAATGCCTTTGCCGTGGTCGCTGATGGGCACTGTCACGCCGTCATCTATTTCAAGTACCCGCTGCCCCTCATCACCCTGATATTGCCAGGCACCAAAGTCGTCCTTGGCAAACGCCGGTGTACTGCCCTGAAAGCCGCTGAAAATGTATTCACCGGAGGCATCCCGCGTGTTGGCTATGTTTGCCAGCTGGCCCAGCCGCTCCTTCAGCTCTGCTGAAATGGATTGGCGATCGTTGGCAGATAACGAGCCGCTACCCGCCTGAACCGTCAGTTCCCGCACCCGCTGGATGATATCCACCGCACTGGACAGGGTGCTCTCCTCCTGCTTGATGCGGTTATCGGCGAGGTTGGCGTTGCGCTCGTAGGTCTCAATTCGCTTGACCTCCTGGTTGAGCTTCAGGATGCGCGCGGCGGCCACCGGGTCATCGGACGGCCGGTTAACCTTTTTGCCCGTTGAAATCTGCTCCTGGGTTTTCACCAGATTGCTGTTCACATCCTGCATCCGGCTGATGCCGCCAGAGAAAATCTGCTGAGATGAAATCCGGATCATTTTCGTTTACCTCGCCTTACCGGAAGCTCTGCAACAATGTGTTGAACAGATCCTGCGCTACAGACATAACCTGAGCCGATGCGTTATAGGCCGCCTGATACTGAATCAGCTTGCCGGCTTCTTCATCCAGGTTCACACCGGATATCGATTCACGCTGGTTATTGGATTGCTCAAGCAACGTTTTACCAGCTTCTTTATCCAACTGGCTCTGGCGTGTTTTGACGCCGATATCCTCAACCAGGCCCGCATAACCCTCGGTGAAGCTTTGCCGGCCACCGTTCAACGTATTGGCGGTACCCAGGGCAGCCAGCAGCTCAGCATTTCGGTTGTCGGAGATGCCGTTGCTGTTATAGCCAATGGTGAACACATCACCGTCGGCCGGCTCGCCGGTCATTTCAAACTGGTAACCCTGGTAGAGGTCGCCAGCGGTCGGGTCGTTACTGAAAATGGTGTTGATCCGCTGCGGATCATAGGCCAGGTTCGCAGGATTCAACGGGTCACCATTACCATCGAATATGGTGTAGGTAACGTCGGTGCCATCATTGCTGAATCGTATCTCCAATGGCCCGTTCGCCAGCTCGCCCCGGGTTTCAAACCCCGGCAACAGGGCATTGGTGTTCGGGTTGCGAACGTTCAGCATGTTGCCCTGATTGATCTTCGCCGTACCCAGGTTGGCATCATCCGCGTTAGCACGGATCGGGCTGGCGAATGCGAGGTCTTCTTCCCGCAGAACATTCAGATTCATATTCTCAGCGGCATTTCGGCTCGGCTGAATGAGGTACTTGTCACCTGCGTTGAACTGCCCTCCTTCCACCCGGATATTGAAACCGGGCATGGAAATCTCGGACTGAACCGGGTCCGGCAGTCGGCCCTGGTTGACGGTTTTGCCAGTGGCGGAATCGATCAGCTCGAAGTTCCTGCCGTCGCCACTGAACTGCAATGTCCAGGTGCCCGCCGGTAACAGGCTGCTATCAGTAATCTCTACCGCAAGCTGACCATTCTTGGGATCTGCATTGTTAGCGTTGGGCACAACCCGGCTGCGCTGAAGCCCGATGTCGTTAACATCCGTAAAGAAGTTACCGCCCAGATCACCCTCAAGATCCATCCCGATTTCATGCTGATGGTTGATGGACGCTGAAATCGCAACGGCCAACCGCCCCAACTCATCGAACGCGGGTTTCAGGGCCTCCTGGTCAAACCGGCGCAGCCCACCGAGTTTGCCGCCATTGATCTGTTCATCCACCTGCAGGGTGCGGCCACTGGTGGTCAGGGTGAACTCCAGGCGGGTGGGGTCTTCTGCACTGGTGCGGGTGGCAAACTCGGAGGCATTGGCGCCGGTTACCAGCGACAAGCCATTGGCCAGTGATACATTCACCTGGCTACCCTCTGCCTGGGTAACCCGAATGCCCACCAGCTCCGACAACTCCTTGAGTTTCTGGTCTCGCTGGTCCATGAGCTCCAGGGGCATCTTGCCCTGGGCCAGGCCCGGAGACTCAGAAATAGCCAGGTTCAGATCGGCGATGCTTTTGAGCAGGGAATTGGCGTCCTTCACACCCTGCTGCATCTGGGTTTTGACCGATTCCCGTTGCTGTATAAACTCCTGGTTGAGCGCCTGGAAGCGGTTAACCACCTGCTGGGCCTCACTAAGCACCAGCTGGCGTTGAGGCAGTGAGGCCGGGTCTTCCGCCGCATTCTGCAAGGCCGCGAAGAAATTGTTCAGGGCGTTATTTAACCCGGTGCTTTCGCCCCCCAGCAGGTTATCCAGCCGGGTCAGCTCAGCGTTCAGGGCGTTCTGCTCTCCGAACAGCGTGCTGTCTTCCCGCAACTGCTGGGTCAGGTACTCATCCGCCAGCCGGCGAATGTTGGAAATGGACACCCCACTGCCAATGGTACCGGCACCAGTACGGCGCCCTTCCTGGGTATCGAACTGCACTTCCTGCCGGCTGTAACCGGGTGTGTTTGCATTGGTGATGTTATTGGCGGTGGTGTTCAGCGCTGTCTGATGACTGAGCACCCCGGTCAAACCGATTCCGATCAACCCTGCCATGATGCTTTACTCCCTCGGCACGTCGCTGTTCATGGACAGCGTCATCAGAGAATCCCTGTTCATAATCCGGCGAATCTTGGAACCATACTCCGGATCAGTTGCATAACCGGCTTCCTGAAGTTTGTCTGCAAAGACCTCAGGCTGGTCGGCTGACGACAGCACATCCCGGTACCGGGGGTTGCTGTGAAGGAAATCCACGTAATCCCTGAAGCTCGCCTCGTAATCCGGGTAGGCCCGGAAATCCGCTCGCTCCTTCATGGGCACTCCCCCACGAAACTCGGTGGTGGTAATGGTCACGGCGTCACCGCCCCAGCGGGTATCGGCCTTGATACCGAACAGATTGAAACTGGGCTGGTCGCCATCCCCTTTGATCATGTGGCGCCCCCAACCGGTTTCCAGCGCCGCCTGGGCCACCATCAACCTGGGGTCGATACCGCTTTCCTTACCGATGCGCTCGGCAAATGGCATCAACTCAGCGACAAAGTGCTCCGGTGATTCAAAGGTCAATGGTAACTCTGCCGCCGTCATGGTTTGCTCGGGCTGCTTCTGTTCGGCCGCCCGAGTCATTTCATCGATGGCCTTCAGCTGCTCCGGCAAGTTGCGGGATATCGCCGGCATACTGCGGTCATAGTCCGCCAGGGTGGCCTTGTGCCCCGCCAGCCGCTCGCCATTACTGGCCATGCCGGGCACATCGCGGCTCAGTTGCCGGACCAGCGCCTCAGCAAGACCTGTTCCACTGCCGCGAGACATGCTTAAACTCACCTGGCTGTCGAACATGTCCCGGTAGAACTCGGATTCGTTGCTGTTGAGGTAATTTCCCTCGGCAAAGGCCTCGCCGGCCTTACGCATAGATTTCAGCATCTCCGCCAGAAACAGACTTTCAAACTGGCGAGCCACCTGTTCCAGGGCTGCCTGTTTATCCGATCTCGCCTGGGTCTTCAGGGCGTTCAGCCCACTGAAGTCGGTGTAGATCTCAGCCTGTTGTACGCGATAGTCCTGCATGGCTACACCTAGATCACGATCAGCTCGGCACGCAGAGCGCCGGCTGTTTTCAGGGCTTCGAGTACGGCCATGACATCCCCGGGGGCCGCTCCCACCTGGTTAACGGCCTGAACGATCTCATTAAGTGTGGTGGCAGGGCCAAACTGGAACATTCTGGCCGGGTCTTCCGTCACCGCTATCTGGGTGTTTTGCTGCAACGCAGTGTCACCCTGGGCAAACGGGTTGGGCTGCACCACTTCCGGGTTTTCCTGAATCGTCACGGTCAGATTGCCGTGGGTGACCGCCGCCGGGCTGACCCGCACATTCTGGCCAACCACAATGGTTCCGGTGCGGCTGTTAATGACCACCCGCGCGGCCTCTTCAGCCGGCTCCACTTCAATGTTCTCGAGAATCGACAGGAAGCTGACCCGCTGGGAAGGGTCCCTCGGTGCCCGTACGGAAATCGCGGTTGCATCGTGGGCGTAAGCCATATCCGGCCCAAGCGTATCGTTGATGGCTTCCACTACCCGGCGGGCGGTGGTGAAGTCGGCTCTCATCAGGTTGAAGGTTATGGTGTCGCCACGGGTAAACGGCGATTCCACTTCACGCTCGATGGTGGCACCGTTGGGAATCCGGCCAACACTGGGCACGTTCACCGTAATCCGGGAGCCATCCTGCCCCTGGGCACCAAAGCCACCCACCACCAGGCTGCCCTGGGCCATGGCATACACCTGGCCATCAGCGCCTTTGAGCGGCGTCATCAGCAGCGTGCCACCCCGCAGGCTGTCTGCGTTACCGATGGAAGACACGGTGATGTCCAGCTCCTGGCCAGATTTGGCAAAAGGCGGCAAAGTGGCACTGACGGTAACCGCCGCCACATTAGCCAGGTTCGGGTTAACGCCATCCGGCAGAGTGATGCCGAACTGATTCATCATGTTGCGGAAGGTCTGGTTGGTGAACGGCGCTTTATCGCCGGTACCGTCCAGGCCCACCACCAGGCCGTAACCGATCAACTGGTTGTTACGGACACCTTTTACCTTGGCCAGATCCTTCAGGCGGTCAGCCATCACCGGAGAGGCACACACTGCCAGCAACGCAAATACAGCAATTATTCTGCGCATCATAGCGGCCACCACTCACTGTTGAAGAACCGGGCCAGCCAGCCCATCTGGTTAGCCTGGTCAAAGTCGCCGGTGCCGCCGTAGGCGAAGCGCGCATCTGCCACCCGGGTGGAAGCCACCGTGTTATCCGGTGCGATATCCTGAGGCCGAACCATGCCGGTCAGGCGGATATACTCGTCCCCATTGGTCAGCGACAGCCATTTCTCGCCACGGATGCGAAGCACACCGTTCGGCAGCACTTCGGTGACAGTGACCGTAATACTGCCCGCCAGACTATTGCTTTGGTCTGCTTCAGCAGCACCGTTGAAATCCCGCTCAAAGTTCGCCCTGGCATTCAGGCCAATGTTGGCCTTACCAAAAATGCTCGGCTCAGGAATGTTCAGTTCCTGGTCTTTGGTAATACTGGTTTCGGCGCTCTTGCTGGCCCGGG from the Marinobacter sp. LQ44 genome contains:
- the yajC gene encoding preprotein translocase subunit YajC; the protein is MKSIKLLIVGLLSLMPALAMAQDAGAQGMSVMGQIIFFAGFILIFYFLIWRPQSKRAKEHKALMSGLNKGDEVVTSGGVAGRITKVSDDFIVLEVSDNVEIKIQKVAVAAALPKGTLKDI
- the tgt gene encoding tRNA guanosine(34) transglycosylase Tgt, which gives rise to MSFEKLGEDGRARRGRLTFPRGTVETPAFMPVGTYGTVKGMLPRDIEAIGAEIILGNTFHLMLRPGTEVVKAHGDLHDFTQWQGPILTDSGGFQVFSLGEMRKITEQGVTFRSPVDGSKVELSPEIAIQVQRDLGSDIVMIFDECTPYPATEKQAKESMELSLRWAERSKKAHEGNPAALFGIVQGGMYEPLRDRSLQGLTDIGFDGYAIGGLSVGEPKEDMIRILDHLPSKMPEDKPRYLMGVGRPEDIVEAVRRGVDMFDCVMPTRNARNGYLFTSTGIVKIRNAKNRHDTGPLDERCDCYTCQNFSKSYLHHLDKCGEMLGAQLNTIHNLRFYQNLMSGLRGAIEAGTLSDFISEFYALRGESVPPLGES
- the queA gene encoding tRNA preQ1(34) S-adenosylmethionine ribosyltransferase-isomerase QueA, with the protein product MNVSDFHFDLPDELIARYPLKQRSASRLLALEGLTGQTQHLNFTDLPGMLQPGDLLVFNNTRVIPARLFGQKETGGRVEVLVERLLGEYELLAHARASKAVKEGQKVILEDGSALRMVGREDALFRFVYEGREPVLDVLERLGHMPLPPYMERDDDLSDRERYQTVYAKEAGAVAAPTAGLHFDDDILEVLKSNGIEFAYVTLHVGAGTFQPVRVDKIEDHLMHSEVANVPQETVDAVERTRARGGRVVAVGTTSVRSLESASRGGRLNAFRGETDIFIYPGYRFQTVDAMITNFHLPESTLIMLVSAFAGYRNIMSAYQEAVERRYRFFSYGDAMFLTAQEPSRGMLAGANQTESRGESL
- the flgL gene encoding flagellar hook-associated protein FlgL; this translates as MIRISSQQIFSGGISRMQDVNSNLVKTQEQISTGKKVNRPSDDPVAAARILKLNQEVKRIETYERNANLADNRIKQEESTLSSAVDIIQRVRELTVQAGSGSLSANDRQSISAELKERLGQLANIANTRDASGEYIFSGFQGSTPAFAKDDFGAWQYQGDEGQRVLEIDDGVTVPISDHGKGIFVNVPAAVSVVGSGDGAGQSANGFISDLELVAPKDLKDAFSAATPNVPNDFTISVGAGGVLSITAVDADGNPTAVDAAGDPLDLTPTPAPVVGEEFVVAGVRLTVNDGAYGDEFTLGISDKQSIFGTIEKLIAGLDSIDKATPKSSAEYDALIAESLTNLDNGQESIILKQTELGGRLNAIESTSSFLEDSGLYTKEIRSQLQDVDYAEAISNLSFQSFVLQAAQQSFAQISRLSLFDRL
- the flgK gene encoding flagellar hook-associated protein FlgK, with product MAGLIGIGLTGVLSHQTALNTTANNITNANTPGYSRQEVQFDTQEGRRTGAGTIGSGVSISNIRRLADEYLTQQLREDSTLFGEQNALNAELTRLDNLLGGESTGLNNALNNFFAALQNAAEDPASLPQRQLVLSEAQQVVNRFQALNQEFIQQRESVKTQMQQGVKDANSLLKSIADLNLAISESPGLAQGKMPLELMDQRDQKLKELSELVGIRVTQAEGSQVNVSLANGLSLVTGANASEFATRTSAEDPTRLEFTLTTSGRTLQVDEQINGGKLGGLRRFDQEALKPAFDELGRLAVAISASINHQHEIGMDLEGDLGGNFFTDVNDIGLQRSRVVPNANNADPKNGQLAVEITDSSLLPAGTWTLQFSGDGRNFELIDSATGKTVNQGRLPDPVQSEISMPGFNIRVEGGQFNAGDKYLIQPSRNAAENMNLNVLREEDLAFASPIRANADDANLGTAKINQGNMLNVRNPNTNALLPGFETRGELANGPLEIRFSNDGTDVTYTIFDGNGDPLNPANLAYDPQRINTIFSNDPTAGDLYQGYQFEMTGEPADGDVFTIGYNSNGISDNRNAELLAALGTANTLNGGRQSFTEGYAGLVEDIGVKTRQSQLDKEAGKTLLEQSNNQRESISGVNLDEEAGKLIQYQAAYNASAQVMSVAQDLFNTLLQSFR
- the flgJ gene encoding flagellar assembly peptidoglycan hydrolase FlgJ: MQDYRVQQAEIYTDFSGLNALKTQARSDKQAALEQVARQFESLFLAEMLKSMRKAGEAFAEGNYLNSNESEFYRDMFDSQVSLSMSRGSGTGLAEALVRQLSRDVPGMASNGERLAGHKATLADYDRSMPAISRNLPEQLKAIDEMTRAAEQKQPEQTMTAAELPLTFESPEHFVAELMPFAERIGKESGIDPRLMVAQAALETGWGRHMIKGDGDQPSFNLFGIKADTRWGGDAVTITTTEFRGGVPMKERADFRAYPDYEASFRDYVDFLHSNPRYRDVLSSADQPEVFADKLQEAGYATDPEYGSKIRRIMNRDSLMTLSMNSDVPRE
- a CDS encoding flagellar basal body P-ring protein FlgI encodes the protein MMRRIIAVFALLAVCASPVMADRLKDLAKVKGVRNNQLIGYGLVVGLDGTGDKAPFTNQTFRNMMNQFGITLPDGVNPNLANVAAVTVSATLPPFAKSGQELDITVSSIGNADSLRGGTLLMTPLKGADGQVYAMAQGSLVVGGFGAQGQDGSRITVNVPSVGRIPNGATIEREVESPFTRGDTITFNLMRADFTTARRVVEAINDTLGPDMAYAHDATAISVRAPRDPSQRVSFLSILENIEVEPAEEAARVVINSRTGTIVVGQNVRVSPAAVTHGNLTVTIQENPEVVQPNPFAQGDTALQQNTQIAVTEDPARMFQFGPATTLNEIVQAVNQVGAAPGDVMAVLEALKTAGALRAELIVI
- the flgH gene encoding flagellar basal body L-ring protein FlgH; the encoded protein is MNTIHHTFKKERFATLALVGVLIVLQGCTAMSRPRAMPDDPAFAPVRAQAMMQRDPDSGAIFQPARNYNLYGDTKALNIGDVLTVTLQESTRASKSAETSITKDQELNIPEPSIFGKANIGLNARANFERDFNGAAEADQSNSLAGSITVTVTEVLPNGVLRIRGEKWLSLTNGDEYIRLTGMVRPQDIAPDNTVASTRVADARFAYGGTGDFDQANQMGWLARFFNSEWWPL